Proteins from a genomic interval of Leptospira bandrabouensis:
- a CDS encoding O-antigen ligase family protein yields MIGKQTFHKISIVFLYLFFVLSPFSISLSQIFAGASLFFLFLDFLWQKNIPRSESFFFFWILIYLGFLIYPLFHFEFSFWKQIILKSEFGDVWMAFLLLHHSNLTEQEKTNLKKAVFLGAVFLLLSGTISLFSPYRLAPFVMDGFQYVEGRRLPHQLGNLFGIFPFYLPIGFQSTHLTYGGMLALYLPSLFLKTYRDIPSFKKKNKSKFLFFSLLILSFLGLVLLFLNQSRSVWFGLLFGFFLLSFQKKISLKKYLPWLGIGLFLIAVLLTLFYHNNWLFQRAIDDLFAKRSLENQRIWIHKMNFAILKDSFLWGIGSGNYTKEFITQAIPLVKVFPELYYDLSITPKSHAHFDFLHFWILGGITSVTAYLCFLYLITKKILQVGKNNLFYLGFFSVIFAGSFQCFLLDDEVLLPFLGLLILLPSAYQGKENSTQKFPTKVYGSLVFWILISSIGAFYLTKTPSKDLFFHRARTEHNFPMALAQSAINAKTAVPMPKGTNEIYFKLAGCLDHEMNFHTIPKVRVSPIQFFIHWEEIPEGHLPQTLILEIRKRESFDQDKEYRVQGEQMVKKEIFTNPKQIQRVQVNPNEFLESLGQGIEFVDFGFLFSWKREKPFLPRIEISGNCE; encoded by the coding sequence ATGATTGGGAAACAAACATTTCATAAGATTTCTATTGTTTTTCTCTACCTTTTCTTTGTCCTTTCACCGTTTTCGATTAGCCTTTCCCAAATTTTTGCCGGTGCCTCCCTTTTCTTTTTGTTTTTAGATTTCCTTTGGCAAAAAAATATTCCGAGGTCTGAATCCTTTTTCTTTTTTTGGATCCTTATTTATTTGGGTTTTTTGATTTACCCTCTCTTCCATTTTGAATTTTCTTTTTGGAAACAAATCATTTTAAAATCAGAATTTGGGGATGTATGGATGGCATTTTTATTATTACACCATTCAAACCTCACTGAACAAGAAAAAACAAATTTAAAAAAAGCAGTATTTCTCGGAGCCGTATTTCTTCTTCTTTCAGGAACCATATCGCTTTTTTCCCCTTATCGCTTGGCCCCATTTGTGATGGATGGTTTCCAATACGTCGAAGGCCGACGTTTGCCCCACCAGTTGGGAAACCTTTTTGGCATTTTCCCTTTTTATTTACCAATTGGCTTCCAAAGCACTCACCTAACCTACGGAGGGATGTTAGCACTTTACCTTCCTTCTCTTTTTTTAAAAACATACAGGGACATTCCCTCCTTTAAAAAGAAAAACAAATCTAAGTTTCTATTTTTTTCCTTATTGATCCTTTCTTTTTTAGGACTGGTTTTACTTTTTCTCAATCAAAGCAGGTCCGTTTGGTTTGGGTTACTCTTTGGATTTTTCCTTCTATCTTTCCAAAAAAAAATATCTTTAAAAAAATATTTACCTTGGTTAGGAATTGGTCTCTTTCTTATAGCGGTTCTTCTGACTCTGTTTTACCACAATAACTGGTTATTCCAAAGAGCTATTGATGATTTATTCGCTAAACGTTCGTTAGAGAATCAAAGAATATGGATTCACAAAATGAATTTTGCAATTTTAAAAGATTCATTTTTATGGGGAATTGGCAGTGGAAATTACACAAAAGAATTCATAACCCAAGCAATTCCTTTGGTGAAAGTTTTCCCGGAGTTATATTATGATTTATCGATTACACCCAAATCCCATGCACATTTTGATTTTCTGCATTTTTGGATTTTAGGTGGGATCACCTCTGTAACCGCTTATCTTTGTTTTTTGTATTTGATCACAAAAAAAATTCTACAAGTTGGCAAAAATAATCTTTTTTATTTAGGTTTTTTCAGTGTGATTTTTGCAGGTAGTTTCCAATGTTTTCTGTTAGATGACGAGGTATTACTTCCCTTTTTAGGTCTTTTAATTTTACTTCCCTCGGCTTACCAGGGGAAAGAGAATTCTACACAAAAGTTCCCAACCAAAGTATATGGAAGTCTCGTTTTTTGGATTTTGATTTCTAGTATTGGGGCTTTTTACTTAACAAAAACTCCATCCAAAGACCTTTTTTTTCATAGGGCTCGCACAGAACACAACTTCCCAATGGCCCTGGCTCAATCGGCTATCAATGCAAAAACAGCTGTACCTATGCCGAAAGGCACGAATGAAATTTATTTTAAACTCGCTGGTTGTTTGGATCATGAAATGAATTTTCATACTATCCCCAAGGTTCGAGTTTCCCCCATTCAGTTTTTTATCCATTGGGAAGAAATTCCAGAAGGCCATCTACCGCAAACACTCATCCTTGAAATTCGAAAACGAGAGAGTTTTGACCAGGACAAAGAATACCGAGTGCAGGGGGAACAAATGGTAAAAAAAGAAATTTTTACCAATCCAAAACAAATCCAAAGAGTCCAAGTCAATCCGAATGAGTTTCTGGAATCTCTAGGACAGGGGATTGAATTTGTTGATTTTGGATTTTTATTTTCTTGGAAAAGGGAAAAACCATTCCTTCCGCGAATCGAAATTTCTGGGAATTGTGAATAA
- a CDS encoding glycosyltransferase family 2 protein: protein MEGKRKRKLSVAIITFNEEKNIGDCIRSIESVADEIIVLDSLSTDRTKEIATSFSKVKFFESPFPGHVEQKNKAIGFCSHDWILSLDADERADQTLVHSMETFLESENILADGYKIARLTYHLGRWIRHSGWYPLRRYRLFRKNAATWVGENPHDYIELKSGSVGKVMKGDILHYSFTDFSHQITTINQFSSIVAYTRYAKGERFSLFKTFFKPFGKFLEIYIFKFGFLDGIPGLWIAIASSFSTFLKYAKLYELDRKQIDRPSNIRKEYGKN, encoded by the coding sequence ATGGAAGGCAAGAGAAAAAGAAAATTGTCGGTGGCTATCATCACCTTCAATGAAGAAAAAAATATTGGGGACTGCATCCGCTCCATCGAATCGGTCGCAGATGAAATTATTGTTTTAGATTCCCTAAGTACAGACCGTACAAAAGAAATTGCTACCTCCTTTTCCAAGGTTAAATTTTTTGAATCTCCATTTCCTGGGCATGTAGAACAAAAAAATAAGGCCATAGGTTTTTGTTCCCATGATTGGATTCTTTCTTTGGATGCGGATGAACGAGCAGACCAAACTTTGGTCCATTCGATGGAAACCTTTTTAGAGTCAGAAAATATTTTGGCAGATGGTTATAAAATTGCAAGATTGACCTATCATTTGGGACGTTGGATTCGACACAGTGGTTGGTATCCGCTTCGTAGGTATCGTTTGTTCCGAAAAAATGCCGCCACTTGGGTGGGAGAAAACCCACATGATTACATCGAATTAAAATCTGGTTCTGTTGGCAAAGTCATGAAGGGAGATATCCTTCATTATAGTTTTACAGATTTTAGTCACCAAATCACGACGATCAATCAGTTCTCAAGTATTGTTGCTTATACTCGTTATGCGAAGGGAGAAAGATTCTCTCTTTTTAAAACTTTTTTTAAACCATTTGGGAAATTTTTAGAAATTTATATTTTTAAATTTGGGTTTTTGGATGGAATTCCTGGCCTTTGGATTGCTATAGCCTCATCGTTTTCAACCTTTCTTAAATACGCAAAATTATATGAACTGGATCGTAAACAGATTGATCGCCCGTCCAATATAAGAAAAGAGTATGGCAAAAACTAA
- a CDS encoding LBBP_01157 family protein: MAKTKKTSKGSLFFRILAFFRSKRKTNKKDSVQRKKQPKSFSLEWAAALENWKKKLRTKQVSSGIVVETPKFRLTKTNEKLFRAEGENYSLILVTGNHLYKNKEDKWGGVLFVDEGELNKNLSKDLSGLDGLLSSLSIPKTDLFLEADAPKEDWKVVLSFERFWKEQIILQMKPNSMALAMLAIGEECREFFESVATERQKRLVRDELFYLNLGNGTENNPYTKAKNLFGFGSALIEFGNTINSVKERREKENNHGS, from the coding sequence ATGGCAAAAACTAAAAAAACGTCCAAAGGAAGTTTGTTTTTTCGGATCCTTGCATTTTTCAGATCCAAACGAAAGACAAATAAAAAGGACTCTGTCCAAAGAAAAAAACAACCCAAATCTTTTTCTTTGGAATGGGCGGCTGCATTAGAGAACTGGAAAAAGAAACTCCGCACAAAACAAGTGAGTTCCGGTATCGTGGTTGAAACTCCTAAGTTTCGCTTAACAAAAACAAACGAGAAACTGTTCCGTGCAGAAGGCGAAAACTATTCATTGATTTTGGTTACAGGAAACCATTTGTACAAAAATAAGGAAGATAAGTGGGGAGGGGTCCTTTTTGTAGACGAAGGGGAATTGAATAAAAATCTTTCAAAGGATCTCTCTGGACTCGATGGACTACTTTCTTCACTTTCCATTCCAAAAACAGATTTATTTTTAGAGGCAGATGCTCCTAAAGAAGATTGGAAAGTTGTCCTTTCCTTCGAACGATTTTGGAAAGAACAAATTATCTTACAAATGAAACCAAATTCTATGGCTCTTGCAATGCTTGCAATTGGTGAAGAGTGTCGTGAGTTTTTTGAATCTGTGGCAACAGAGAGACAAAAACGATTGGTGAGAGATGAGTTATTTTATTTAAATTTAGGAAATGGGACAGAGAACAATCCCTATACAAAAGCCAAAAACCTATTTGGGTTTGGTTCTGCACTAATTGAATTTGGAAATACTATCAATTCCGTAAAAGAAAGAAGGGAAAAGGAAAATAATCATGGATCATAA
- a CDS encoding LIMLP_04285 family protein, translating to MNVKTILSLFILLIFSHVTFADTVTVKATKEVLENVKTSSPTANYVLVESKDGTKQAYKKNAVEVVSLPVVWESQKEEEKPGFLGTLFSSKETKDTPNTEVTKSEEPKENPENQSFFRRKLPELAMGGMALLWLLLP from the coding sequence ATGAACGTAAAGACCATCCTATCCTTATTCATTCTATTGATTTTTTCTCATGTTACTTTTGCAGACACAGTCACTGTGAAGGCAACCAAAGAGGTTTTGGAAAACGTAAAAACATCTTCCCCAACTGCAAATTATGTTCTGGTGGAATCGAAAGACGGCACAAAACAAGCATATAAAAAAAATGCGGTAGAAGTAGTTTCTCTTCCTGTGGTTTGGGAATCACAAAAAGAAGAAGAGAAACCTGGTTTTTTGGGTACACTATTTTCTTCCAAGGAAACCAAGGATACGCCAAATACAGAAGTAACAAAATCCGAAGAGCCGAAAGAAAACCCAGAAAACCAAAGTTTTTTCAGAAGAAAACTACCTGAACTAGCTATGGGGGGAATGGCCCTTCTCTGGCTCCTTTTGCCTTAA